In Vitis vinifera cultivar Pinot Noir 40024 chromosome 11, ASM3070453v1, a genomic segment contains:
- the LOC100248238 gene encoding putative glycerol-3-phosphate transporter 5, giving the protein MQSNTQALAPGLNLFPTLKPPHKTLTFHRISALLITFVAYASFHASRKPPSIVKSVLSPEIQSNSTSVDTGWAPFNGPHGTHRLGELDLAFLSSYSIGMYFSGHAGDRLDLRLFLVIGMLGSGILTIIFGLGDWLNVHKLGFFVGVQIVCGLFQSIGWPCVVAVLGNWFGKEKRGLIMGLWNSHTSVGNIVGSVVSSAVLEFGWGWSFVLPGILIIIIGIFVFMFLVVNPEDLGFELLAKEIEMNVEVESNKSMENSEKVESEDAGLLPSDVTDSSGAIGFLEAWRLPGVAPFAFCLFFSKLVAYTFLYWLPFYIRHTAVAGVHLSHKTAGILSTIFDVGGVLGGILAGYISDKIEARAVTSIIFLLLSIPALVLYRVYGSISMYTNIGLMFLSGLLVNGPYSLITTAVAADLGTQSLIKGNSRALATVTAIIDGTGSVGAALGPLLAGYISTRGWNSVFFMLILAICLAGLFLIRIVKTEIKSKLNDGK; this is encoded by the exons ATGCAATCTAACACCCAAGCCCTAGCCCCTGGCCTTAATCTCTTCCCAACCCTCAAGCCCCCTCACAAAACCCTAACTTTCCATCGGATCTCAGCTCTCCTCATCACCTTCGTCGCGTACGCCTCCTTTCACGCCTCCCGCAAACCGCCCAGCATAGTCAAAAGCGTCCTCAGTCCCGAAATTCAATCCAACTCCACTTCAGTCGACACCGGTTGGGCTCCGTTTAATGGACCTCACGGCACCCACCGTCTCGGCGAGCTCGATCTCGCATTCCTATCTTCATATTCAATTGGGATGTATTTTTCTGGTCACGCCGGTGATCGGTTGGATCTCCGGCTGTTCCTTGTGATTGGAATGTTAGGTAGTGGAATTTTAACAATTATATTCGGGTTGGGGGATTGGTTGAATGTTCATAAATTAGGGTTTTTTGTGGGGGTGCAAATTGTATGTGGATTGTTTCAGAGTATTGGGTGGCCTTGTGTTGTGGCTGTTCTGGGTAATTGGTTTGGGAAAGAGAAGAGAGGGTTGATAATGGGATTATGGAATTCGCATACTTCGGTTGGGAACATTGTTGGGTCAGTTGTGTCATCGGCGGTGTTGGAATTCGGGTGGGGGTGGTCGTTTGTGTTGCCTGGTATTTTGATCATTATCAttggaatttttgttttcatgtttcTTGTTGTCAATCCGGAAGATCTTGGATTCGAACTTTTAGCAAAGGAGATAGAGATGAATGTGGAAGTAGAATCCAATAAATCTATGGAAAATTCAGAGAAAGTTGAATCGGAAGATGCGGGGCTTCTTCCATCCGATGTTACAGATTCTTCGGGTGCAATTGGGTTCTTGGAGGCGTGGAGGTTACCAGGTGTGGCGCCTTTTGCGTTTTGCCTCTTCTTCTCCAAGCTTGTGGCTTACACTTTCCTTTACTGGTTGCCCTTCTACATAAGGCACACGG CTGTTGCTGGTGTGCACCTGTCGCACAAAACTGCTGGGATTCTTTCTACTATATTTGATGTTGGTGGAGTTCTAGGAGGAATTTTGGCAGGGTACATTTCGGATAAGATTGAAGCTCGAGCTGTTACTTCAATTATATTCTTGTTACTATCTATTCCAGCCCTTGTTTTATACCGGGTTTATGGAAGTATATCTATGTACACCAACATTGGGTTGATGTTTCTTTCGGGGTTGCTTGTGAATGGTCCATACTCGCTTATCACAACAGCTGTCGCTGCTGATCTTGGTACACAGAGCTTGATCAAGGGAAATTCCCGTGCATTAGCTACTGTCACTGCAATTATAGATGGTACCGGTTCTGTTGGCGCAGCTCTTGGTCCACTTCTTGCTGGATATATTTCCACTAGAGGATGGAACAGTGTATTTTTTATGCTTATCCTTGCAATATGTCTAGCGGGTTTGTTCTTGATTCGTATTGTCAAAACTGAGATCAAAAGCAAGCTGAATGACGGGAAATGA
- the LOC100253367 gene encoding 110 kDa U5 small nuclear ribonucleoprotein component CLO, which translates to MDDSLYDEFGNYIGPEIESDRESDGDDQDEDIPDKPDEEEMVSDVEDAVAASNGWITASNDVDMDNQIVLAEDKKYYPTAEEVYGEDVETLVMDEDEQPLEQPIIKPVRNIKFELGVKDSSTYVSTQFLLGLMSNPALVRNVALVGHLQHGKTLFMDMLVEQTHHISTFDSNSEKHMRYTDTRIDEQERRISIKAVPMSLVLEDSNSKSYLCNIMDTPGHVNFSDEMTAALRLADGAVLIVDAAEGVMVNTERAIRHAIQERLPIVVVINKVDRLITELKLPPKDAYHKLRHTLELINNHISAASSTAGNVQIIDPAAGNVCFASASAGWSFTLQSFAKLYVKLHGVPFDANKFASRLWGDMYYHPDARVFRKKPPASGGERSFVQFVLEPLYKIYSQVIGEHKKSVESTLAELGVTLSNAAYKLNVRPLLRLACSSVFGSATGFTDMLVQHIPSAKDAAAKKVDHIYTGPKDSAIYQAMEDCDSSGPLMVNVTKLYPKSDCSVFDAFGRVYSGEIQTGQTLRVLGEGYSPEDEEDMTVKEVTKLWVYQARYRIPISKAPPGSWVLIEGVDASIMKTATLCNLDYDEDVYIFRPLLFNTLPVVKTATEPLNPSELPKMVEGLRKISKSYPLAITKVEESGEHTILGTGELYLDSIMKDLRELYSEVEVKVADPVVSFCETVVESSSMKCFAETPNKKNKITMIAEPLEKGLAEDIENGVVSIDWHRKKLGDFFQTKYDWDLLAARSIWAFGPDKQGPNILLDDTLSSEVDKNLLNAVKDSIVQGFQWGAREGPLCDEPIRNVKFKIVDARIAPEPLHRGTGQIIPTARRVAYSAFLMATPRLMEPVYYVEIQTPIDCVSAIYTVLSRRRGHVTADVPQPGTPAYIVKAFLPVIESFGFETDLRYHTQGQAFCASVFDHWAIVPGDPLDKSIVLRPLEPAPIQHLAREFMVKTRRRKGMSEDVSINKFFDEAMVVELAQQAADLHQQMI; encoded by the exons ATGGATGACAGTTTATATGATGAATTTGGAAACTACATTGGACCAGAAATTGAGTCTGACAGAGAAAGTGATGGAGATGATCAAGATGAGGACATCCCTGACAAGCCTGATGAAGAGGAAATGGTATCTGATGTTGAGGATGCAGTTGCAGCCTCTAATGGGTGGATAACTGCATCTAATGATGTTGACATGGACAACCAGATTGTCCTTGCTGAAGACAAAAAGTACTATCCTACTGCTGAAGAAGTCTATGGTGAAGATGTTGAAACCTTGGTAATGGATGAAGATGAGCAACCACTTGAACAACCAATAATCAAACCTGTTAGGAATATTAAGTTTGAGTTGGGAGTGAAGGATTCGTCGACATATGTGTCAACCCAGTTTCTTTTGGGTCTTATGTCAAACCCAGCTTTGGTTCGGAATGTTGCTCTGGTCGGACATTTACAGCATGGAAAGACACTATTCATGGACATGCTGGTTGAGCAAACACACCATATTTCAACATTTGATTCAAATAGTGAGAAGCACATGAGATACACAGATACGAGGATTGATGAGCAAGAGAGAAGGATATCAATTAAGGCTGTTCCCATGTCACTTGTTCTTGAGGATAGCAATTCAAAATCTTATCTTTGTAACATCATGGACACTCCAGGTCATGTAAATTTCTCTGATGAGATGACTGCTGCTCTCAGACTTGCCGATGGTGCTGTCTTGATTGTGGATGCTGCTGAAGGAGTAATG GTAAATACAGAAAGGGCTATACGCCATGCAATCCAAGAGCGCCTTCCTATTGTAGTTGTAATCAATAAG GTTGACAGGCTGATCACTGAACTCAAATTGCCCCCAAAGGATGCTTATCATAAGCTAAGGCATACTCTGGAACTCATCAATAATCACATATCTGCTGCCTCATCAACTGCAGGAAATGTCCAAATCATAGACCCGGCTGCTGGAAATGTCTGTTTTGCTAGTGCTAGTGCAGGATGGTCTTTTACTTTGCAATCATTTGCTAAACTATATGTCAAACTCCATGGCGTCCCATTTGATGCCAATAAGTTTGCATCTCGGCTTTGGGGAGATATGTATTATCATCCTGATGCTAGGGTTTTCAGGAAGAAACCGCCTGCAAGTGGAGGGGAAAGATCATTTGTCCAGTTTGTGCTTGAGCCCCTCTACAAGATATATAGCCAAGTAATTGGAGAACATAAGAAGAGTGTGGAGAGTACCCTTGCAGAACTGGGTGTCACTCTCAGTAATGCAGCCTACAAACTAAATGTTAGGCCTTTGCTGAGGTTGGCCTGTAGCTCAGTCTTTGGTTCAGCGACAGGTTTCACTGATATGCTGGTTCAGCATATTCCTTCTGCCAAAGATGCTGCAGCTAAGAAGGTTGATCATATTTATACTGGACCCAAAGATTCTGCAATATACCAGGCCATGGAAGATTGTGATTCTTCTGGTCCTCTAATGGTTAATGTGACTAAACTGTATCCAAAGTCTGATTGCAGTGTTTTTGATGCTTTTGGTAGGGTTTATAGTGGTGAAATCCAAACAGGGCAGACTTTACGTGTGCTGGGAGAAGGCTATTCACCAGAAGACGAAGAGGATATGACAGTAAAGGAAGTTACAAAATTATGGGTTTATCAAGCTCGTTACAGAATACCCATAAGCAAGGCTCCTCCTGGTTCTTGGGTTCTCATTGAAGGTGTGGATGCTTCAATTATGAAGACTGCCACACTTTGTAATTTGGATTATGATGAGGATGTATACATATTTCGGCCTCTTCTGTTTAATACTCTTCCAGTAGTTAAAACAGCTACTGAGCCTTTAAATCCAAGTGAGTTGCCCAAAATGGTGGAGGGTCTTAGGAAGATCAGTAAGAGCTATCCTTTAGCAATTACTAAAGTTGAGGAGTCTGGAGAACACACTATTTTAGGTACTGGGGAGTTGTATTTGGATTCTATCATGAAGGACCTTAGAGAGCTGTATTCTGAAGTTGAAGTCAAG GTGGCAGATCCTGTTGTATCATTTTGTGAAACTGTGGTGGAGTCTTCATCAATGAAATGTTTTGCTGAAACACCCAACAAGAAGAATAAAATAACCATG ATTGCAGAGCCATTGGAGAAAGGACTCGCGGAGGATATTGAGAATGGTGTTGTAAGCATTGATTGGCATCGAAAGAAACTTGGTGacttttttcaaacaaaatatgacTGGGATTTGCTGGCTGCAAGGTCCATATGGGCATTTGGGCCAGATAAGCAG GGGCCTAACATTTTGTTAGATGATACTCTCTCTAGTGAAGTTGATAAGAACTTACTAAATGCTGTCAAAGATTCCATTGTTCAAGG ATTTCAATGGGGTGCCCGAGAAGGACCCCTGTGTGATGAGCCCATCAGAAATGTTAAGTTCAAAATAGTCGATGCAAGGATTGCACCTGAGCCCTTGCATCGAGGAACTGGTCAGATCATTCCTACAGCTCGGCGGGTGGCCTACTCTGCATTCCTTATGGCAACTCCACGACTTATGGAACCTGTATACTATGTGGAG ATACAAACACCAATAGACTGTGTCTCTGCAATCTACACTGTCTTATCTCGCAGGCGTGGGCATGTTACAGCTGATGTTCCTCAACCAGGGACCCCAGCCTATATTGTTAAG gcATTTTTGCCAGTGATAGAATCATTTGGGTTTGAGACAGACTTGAGGTACCATACTCAAGGGCAAGCGTTTTGCGCCTCTGTGTTTGATCACTGGGCTATAGTTCCAGGGGACCCTCTTGATAAGAGTATTGTCCTGCGGCCACTGGAACCTGCACCGATTCAGCACCTTGCTCGTGAGTTCATGGTTAAGACAAGGCGTAGAAAG GGTATGAGTGAAGATGTAAGCATCAATAAATTCTTCGACGAGGCTATGGTGGTGGAGCTAGCCCAGCAGGCAGCCGACCTTCATCAGCAAATGATTTAA